DNA from Planifilum fulgidum:
GAGGAGGAGATTTTCGGATGCTCCGTCTTCACCTGCTGATGGGTGGGAGGATGCGGCCGGGCCTGTTCGGGACGGGGCTGTGCCCCCTGATTGCATCCGGCGGCGATCACCCCCGCCACCAAGGCGATCCATAGAATGCGTCGCATCAAATCACTCCCGAAATGCATCTGTCTATAACCTTTTTTCGGAAGCGGCTTTTTATGCAATGAAGAAAGCGACCCCTCCGGCGGGGGGCACCCGGCAGCCCCCAAAAAAAACCCCGTTCCGACCGTTGGTCAAGCCCCAAAAATGTAGACACGTAAAAACACCCGGCTTATGCGGCGTGCTGACGCCTGTATTCTACAGGCGTCAGCTTGTTTAATTTCAGTTGAAGCCGCTCCTCGTTGTAAAAACGAATATACCTTTGAATTAGGATTTGAGCCTGCTCAGTATCTTGGATATGATGGTGTTGGAGAGCTTCTGTCTTTAAGTGGGAGAAGAAGCTCTCGATTGGGGCATTGTCCAAGCAAT
Protein-coding regions in this window:
- a CDS encoding IS3 family transposase; the encoded protein is MLAQFGLRSSMSRRGNCLDNAPIESFFSHLKTEALQHHHIQDTEQAQILIQRYIRFYNEERLQLKLNKLTPVEYRRQHAA